GCCTCCTGGGAAAGCAACGGCAACTGGCATAGGATCTTGCACCACcggttgatcttgactgatgccaaggctgaagctcggtggggtaaaggccattgggtgcctctcgttcctactggccggaccacgaacgacttgcggggcagaatccaagggtgaaagatcgacaaacatatctgaatcggccGCTACAGAATGATCGACCTTATTTGCAGGGCGGGGCGTGTTGTCGGCGGTATCAGCCGCAGCTTTcatgacaatcttcttgtttgggctgtaggggacaccgacATTGACTGGGAGCCTGGAAGTGCGCAAATTTATGCTGGGGATTTCCACTACGGGTAAAGGCACAGTCTGATCCGGTTTTTCACCAGCGTCACTCGTGCCTGGCTTGacacctgcatcagttgtgctccggtcttccggtttctccatcacattgcttttggcaggtggcgggaacagtgtggacgcagCAACATAACCAGACTCGTCTGTCCTACTCCTAGCTACAGCTGGTGCATTGGGTATGTCTGTTGGTTGCTTGCaggggctacgacgcctaggtggaagaccagcacgcgaaacagtcgccttagcagtatctgcaccggtaggagctggagctgttgtgccaggaCTCTCACCTGTAGATGGCATATCCTTGTGAACTGCCGCCTCGGCCGCTTCTGTCGTGGACACAGGAGTGCAACCACgcacgcgcttggaatcagtgtcagatgagcgggaatcttccttgcttaggttcgtctcgggagcgtccacttcaacacttgctgatggggtggcatggctcacagcagcatccttcattgccagaagagttggcaatatttcagctgtcctggcagataccgactcgtcactccctGATGTACGGATTCCTGTTGTCGTAGCCTGCACATCTGCAGCCAGCGGAGATGGGTTGCCACTTGCATCAGAGTTGGTGGGAGCGGTCAACGGTGCAGCAACAGTATTGTCGCCTGGTGCCTCATGTACATCTGAGTTGCCCCTtgttgacaactttgaatgcaAGCGTTCGAGCGGGTCCTTACTGATATGATTGGCCCTGCgcgtagtagtcttcttcaccctgcaaaaaaaaGCACACGAAAAAGGTATTAAAAAGTGAACAATAAATATGTTTGCCTTGGTAGAAATCTTAAAAAAAATGAGAAACAAgtggaaaagctggtagttgccatgtaaggggAACATGAGTTGCCATGTGTCATAGTTAGCAGTTGCCATCCAGCAGCAGTTGCCATGTTAGCCAAAATTGAAGAATGAAAAAAATGTCTGATCTTCCATGAATGCAATTTCAAACCTAGGTGTGGGATGAGCTCACAAGCCAACGGTAAAGATGGTAGTTGCCATTAGGTACATAAAGTTACCATTTGGCCTAGAttccagttgccatgtaaaaacaaTAGGAGTTGCCATACNNNNNNNNNNNNNNNNNNNNNNNNNNNNNNNNNNNNNNNNNNNNNNNNNNNNNNNNNNNNNNNNNNNNNNNNNNNNNNNNNNNNNNNNNNNNNNNNNNNNNNNNNNNNNNNNNNNNNNNNNNNNNNNNNNNNNNNNNNNNNNNNNNNNNNNNNNNNNNNNNNNNNNNNNNNNNNNNNNNNNNNNNNNNNNNNNNNNNNNNNNNNNNNNNNNNNNNNNNNNNNNNNNNNNNNNNNNNNNNNNNNNNNNNNNNNNNNNNNNNNNNNNNNNNNNNNNNNNNNNNNNNNNNNNNNNNNNNNNNNNNNNNNNNNNNNNNNNNNNNNNNNCGGATGCATTGGAAAATCAAGAAAGTATAGCACTATGTCAATGAAAGCGGATGAAAAAACCTACTTCCTGACTGCCTTCCTCATgtctggcaacacgacaggatccccggtgttggtcgtcgtcgtgcgaggagatgacctggtggaaggggtgtcaccggcaatgggggcgcctttgttcaaccgagcagaaacacgggttggcgttggcgcctatttcttcgtaactgctcgtccaccagctgtcggCTCGCTGCACGTATGAGATGGAGGAAAAAAATGGTGGCAATTGTCAGACAGCAAACTCGTTGCCGCGCTTGGCAAAAACAAGTGCAAAAAAGGATGAGTCTGTTCGAAGAAAGTAgacaaagcaaaaaactaaaataaaagtcgAACCTCTTCCTGGCAGCTACGGCgtcggtcctagacctcttgccagcagaaccctgcccaacaccctctggagccctccccctctttgatggcaaaaccccctcgcctctcgcagccGTGTGTTGTTTCACTTTCTCCGGTTGGGGGACATCTGTTGCATCCTTGCCCTTGTTACCACCTGCGTAAACTTCAGCATGATCAACATCATCGGTGTCCTCTTGCACATTCTCCATGACATCGTCGTCATCCTTGCTGAGACTAGCATCTCCACAGAGCTCATCTTGTGTGTCAGTAGGCtcttgggaactgttgtagtcataccggccacggcaaccggttggccggtgtgtacgttctgggacaaacgaagtgaactgcctcgcaaccgcgtcgctgtcagagccactgagggacgtccacccctcaaccaacttcccgagcaagccggTCATTCCAGATACAAACTGACCtattagatgctcaacaggtgccctcgcctgtgcacaAAACAAAGAAGCATCAATGACCACCGTATTGCAATCACTTGCACGATATCAAAAAATACTCCACGACAAACCATAGATGTAGATCTTTTGATTACCTCGGCagggcaagacggagctgagtacacgtccatccactttccaaagttttgaggccccccaaacacgctgtagtctatagcatgcttggccatcagctggaaagaacaaagaaagaaaaaaactaggATGTAAGAGAGAGAATGTAAGTTTAAGCACGAATGAAAAGGGTTGCCATGTGGAATGAGACATGGATACAGTACTCAGACAGCCATGGATAACAAAGGTAGTCATCTCTTATGACCCACAGACAGTTGCCTCATGCCAATTTGTAGGCATGTCGTGTGGGCAAAGAAaccagaactaacctgcagttttccaTATGTGGTGTCAGTAGCCTTGTCTGCGGCAAGCATAGCCTTGACAGCATTGATAGTCCATGCAAAAACAGCAAACTTGTGCGCAGGCGGCGGGCCTCCTGTCCCAGTGAAGTCCACGGTGGACAGGTCAAGAcagtcgacgtacatgagctgatgCAAAACAATTTTAAAAAGAAATAAATATCAGGTGCCATCATGGGTACTGTGTGGAGGAAAACAGGATAAAATATGTTCCCATGATAATCAAGTTGAGGTGcatgaaagaaagaagaaaaagaagaatatgCCATCTCCATGTGCTAATTGCCATCATAGTGTGATAGCAGTTGCCATGTTgttatgatggcagttgccatcataGTATGATGACAGTTGCCATACTAATATGATGggagttgccatattgtcattatgccagttgccatattgtcattatggcagctgccatcttgatatgatcaggttgccatcttgttatgatcaggttgccatgcatgaataaaagtgtgttAAAAACATGTTCACAGAAAGAACTGgtaaaaaataccattaaatgcagtcaacaacccttttggtacatcttgcttgagaatgcattgtgcaggaagtcggcaataaacttacaccaattcatgttcttcacatttCCCAGATCCGCCTGCACCACACAAAATTTCAGGACAAAAAAGGGTTGCCGCATCAGAAATCAAATGGAAAAAAACATCGGAAAACGCTGGCAGTCACTAGCTTTACACATGACATCGGAGCCAAAAAGATCAAAGGAAAATAAAGTAGTAAAGatggatcattcaccaggatggggaagcatttgttgcttgggcgaagagaggtggtcggcgcgaaaacaactgagatgaggtacatgagtagcttcatcttgaaaacaTCTCCGTGCGTCGTCATGGCCTGCAGCGAATCTGCCATTGCGGACGTGTTCGGCATGGGTTCagacccaggaaacaaacgggggaaCAGCGCTTCCTCGATCTCATTCTTGACCTCGTAAGGGACTTTCATATGTCCacgaggcacacccaaagtgcagaataCGGATTCCTCATTCAACGGTAGTCTTCCGCGTCCCGGAATCACGAATTCCCTGGAGGCAGGGTCGTAgatctcaccaagccagtcgcatacagggttgacaaagttcgtgcaccggacatccatcatagactgcatacccatctcagcagcagcccCCTTCTGATCGTCGGTGAATTTGTCAGTCAACGCAGTCAGTCGTTCTTGGGAGGCTCTGTTGCGAATatgtttcttcttctgcaaaaaacagacaaaaagtgatcagttgttgccatgtttttgcaaacagtgatcagttgttgccatgttttgcaATGTCATGAAATTTTAGTTCGTGTGAGACGACTGCAAGCTCGAGGTGTCAACCAGTAACACAAATCAGGAGGAAGGTGGGATGTGCGAACATTTACCTCATCACCCTCTTTTCTCCGTCCAGCTGCCCGATTAcgctgtggtggatccatgaaagcatcatcatcgttttgatgatcgccacgagccattctgctgagaTAGGAACAGACCAAATTGTCATGGTGGTCAGCGAAAAACTTTCCACATGCAAAGCATATGTATAGCATCTTGCAGAGTTGATATGCAAATTTGGTTGCCACATTATGCAGCCAATCTGCCACACTGTCTTATCTGCAGAATGGCAACAGACAGTGTGTTCACATTCTATTCGCCACATGAATATACTATCCAAGTGGCaacaggcacacttgatgtgcacaTTAGTTGCCGTCCAGTGCAGTTGGCTCCTGAAACTACATTGACTACCGATTTTGACAACTATCACAGTGTGATAACTATCACAAATCATTCAGAAAAATTAGATGCCACAAATAAAAAGCATGTTTGTGGCTACTATCACAGTAATTCAGCAAATtttagttgccacatggaagagcgtgtgtgtggcaactatcacagtcattcaATAAAAATAGTTGCCCCATGCGAAAGCTTACATGTGGCAACTAGCACAGTCATTTCAGTAATTTGTTGCCACAAAGGGGAAACacatttgtggcaactatcacattcgTTCAGGGAGTTAGTTGCCACACAATCATGATAGTTAATGAAACTATCAAGTTCGCCTCATACTACAGTTTCAAAACCCAACTAACTAAATCTAAGGTTCAATGGCAACTACCGCGACTTCAAATTCACCCTCAAAATTCTCCCACGAACTGACTGCAAACACAAATTCGGACCAAATGCGCATCAAACAAACCGGGAGACACCTGCCCAATCCATAGGCAATACTATTGCGTGCCTCCGAACAAGCATAACCACATCGACgatgccgcggccgcggccgcgacGAAACTGCCCAGTGCCACCAAAAACGGCTAACAGACGACTTCGGCGCCGGCGGGAACGCCGACGCATCACCGAATCGCCTGAATCTCTACGAATCTCGATCGAGGAATCGAACAGGGAGGGAAGGGGGAAAATGCAGGAAGGGATTGCCAGAGTTGTATCGAGCAGTACCTTCAACCCGCAGGCGCTCCGGCGAAgccgctccgttccggcgagccccgtcgattcttccgcctccgccgtcgccttctcctccaATGGTTTGAAATGCGAGTGGGTTGTGCCAGTAACTGCAGTGCGGGTGAGTAAATGGAACCATGACGGAGAGGGGCAGAGGTGTGTgacgtgtttgacgtcaaccgCGATCGGAGTGTGGCGTGCGGGCGCAttgcagttccaccgcacgcctccGAATGGCAACCGCTGACCGCAGGATGGCAACCAACGTGCGGGCGAACTGTCTCGCACACCGCACACGCGCCTCGTCCTACGTGGCACAGAAAACCGACCGGTTTGTTTTAAGATTCGTGCAAACAGTTGCCAACGGAGATGCTTGCGTGTGGTCGGGATGatgaacgcccacacgtgtgggcgttaacatttccgtttttGATTGGCCAGTACTGGGCGCTGGTCGACCAGCCCAATTTGGGTCGGTCAACGCGCAGCCGTTCTATCTGGCACACCACAACCATTCAAAATCAGTCATCCCGATCTGGCCTCCACCttgactcgtcttcttcctcctagcACATCTCAAAAAAGAAATCCCCCCTCTGCTGCCCCACCCAACTCCGCCACCGTGTGCAGCTCCGCGAGGGCAACGACCGTCGGCCGCCGGGCGCTCGCACCCCAACACCTCACAGCCCGTTCGCTGCTCGCCGGAGAAACCTTCCCCGCTAGTCCATTTCAATTGCAGCTCCACCTCGGCCGGTTGCAACTCCCACCGTCGACGCTCCATGGTTGCAGCACCCCGATGCGCCATCTCCACTAGCCATGGACACTCGTTGCACAGGATTGCGTGAACGACAGCCACCAGTAAACGACATTGAATGAATGTGGCAATAAAAACATCGCCCGTAGTAGCTAAAAACAATGACAGTTGCAGCAAAAAAAAAGAGTCGCCGCCGTCGGGGTCGTAGCCCCGCCATACTGGATGTATCAAAATCCCTCACCGGTAATAGCAAAAATTAATGCCGGTTGCAGCGAAAAATCTCAGCAAACGAAAGCTCAATTGTCTATTGAAACAAAACAATTAGCCGGTTCCAACAAATAAAAATGTCGCTTCCAGCAAATAAGAAAATCAGTAAAAACTCCGAtggttggttccagcaaaaacattTGCCGGTTATAGCATCCCCCGCCATCGAATGTAGCATTTGCGAGTAGTTGTAGCATCTCGTTGCTACTGATCACGAAGAGATCAACCCTGCATCTGATCACGAAGAGACCAACCCTGCATCTGATCACAAAGAGATCAAACCCGCAGAAAGCATCGAAACAACAAACCAAGCTTGCATGCTCAGAAGTAGAAGAGAACACCATCAATTATTGCTAGGTCCCTTCAATCTCCACATGAAGCAATATTTAACTCTGTTACAAATTTCTATATTCAGTCCATGAATCAGGATGCTGCACAAAACATACAATGCAAGATATGCAGACCCCAGTACCGTTCAGGTGTTAGTTCTTGCCAAGCCCTGCGCTGCACCCCCTGGTCATGTATCACCTTGTGGCACTGACAAGCATACATGAATAGACAAAATCTTGAACCATTTAGCACTAAACCACATCACACTGTTTGCGCACCAAGGGCAGTAAAATTGCACATAACATAGGTGAAGTAAACACACGTTATTACTGTAGATGGATGCATAGTAAGCAGAAACAGAGAGGAACCTAGCTGAGCTTTAGTTGATTGGAAAGACAGGATACAAAAACGCAAGTTAACTagacatgcaaacatgacaaaCATAAACAGAGACTATGCAACATCTTATTTTGGACCCTGGGTAGCACCTAGAGATGCATCAATTCTTTCTCCCACACACAGACTTGAGAAGGTCACCCAGCATTGAAGGACAGCTTGTCGCCAAGACAGCAACAGGAAGGTGTTGGCTCTTCGCCTCCAACACAGAAAGCCCCTCACGTTGTAACTACGACAATGAGATGGTACCTAGTTTCCTGAAGCTGTTCCGAAAGTTGATGTGACAATGTGTTCAAAAGATACTACATGGTAAAACAAACACAATGATTGTTTGGCTGCAGGCTGCAACTGAGCAAATCATGTCTACACACTCTGAAAGTCTGAATCATCCTACCCTTAACAACACTGAAATAGCATATTTTTACCAAGCTGGGCACACATATGTATCAGCTTGTGCAAATATTGACAAGCACAGAAGAAGAGAGATACTAAATTCTGGACCATTTAGCATTAAATTAGATCGAATTGGAGAGGAAATGCAAGCAATAAGTTGGTCATAACATAAGTAGATGAGCATAAGTTTTTCAATTTGAGGTGAATACAGAcctatgtttttaaggcgacgccttaccgccttagggagggggggggcgctttggcgcctaggcgggcgctttggacgcctaggcgcccaaagcggtcgattttccaaagcggagggggagcggttcgacgcctaggcgtcgccttaGGGACGCTTTAAAAACATAGATACAGACACAGGGTTCTTACTAGACCACATATGCATGGCAACCATAAACAGAGACTACAGGCATGATAAAATCTTGCATCATTAGCAGTATTATGGTTACCCTTCAACTCTTTCTGCCCCGCGCAGACTTAAGAAGCTCAGGCAACACCATAGGACAGCTTGCCTCCAGATGCTTATATCCATCCGTCGCCAACACAGCATCAAGAATCTCAGGAGTACTAACTATGAATTCAACGCACTTCACCTTGAGTTTGGGGCAGTTATGCTGCTCAGCTAAAGCCAGAGTTGTCGCTGCCGTGTCGATACTGATGCCATCAGAGAGCTTACCTTCACAGATCTCCTTGAGCCTGTCCAGTCCATACTTGTCAGCAGCTGCAAGTAAATGCTGAGCCAACATCGTGATCGCCTCATGCTGAACATCGAATTCCAGTACAGAGTCGGTGTAGATGAAGTAAAGTAACGGCTTGAATACCACCGCATCAATGTCCTTGATCTCGATGCACTGAGAGCTCGTCTCCTTCATGTGGCCAAAGAACTCGGCCATCAGTACAGGGGACCTTGCAGCCAGGATGACCTTGTGTGCAGCGAAGGACTTGCCGGACACGAGAAATGTGACATCTGCTTCCAACCCACTGTGCAGGAGCTCAGCAAGGTGCTTCTGCAGACTAGGTGATGATCCAGGCACTTCTTTACCTGGCACTGTTGCTGCTCGTGCTGGCAAATCCTCCTTCAGCACGGTGACGACGCATAGCACGGTAAAAGAATCATTCCTGAGATAACCGGATGATGCCAGGGTGCCCGTCGACATGAGACGAACTGGAAGCGAACAATCTTCACCGACGAAAGGCAAGCACATCTGCAGACAACGTGATACCCATGAACGGTTGAATATACATGACACTCTTTTCTTCAGACGGTCGAAGCACGCTTCTCGGATCAACCAGACGACAGCTCAGGTTCGCCCTCACGATGGACGGGCAGGTCTCGCTGAGGAACACGAGCTTCACCGCCACCCACGGGGTGCCGTCGCGTGCGCGCGGCATCATGGCGGGGTAGATGCAGGTCTCCCACTCATACCCACCAATGCTGTAGGTGGACTTGATGCAGTCCTCGTTGCCCATGGTCTTGGTGGCACAGTAGCCGTCCACCTTGGGCAGCTTCATGGAGCGCACGACATTGGTGACGCTTTTGCTGGCGGTTTCCATTGTGAAGACTGGATAGGGAACACAGGGGAATGTTTCTGTTCAGATAAAAGGTTTGTGCGTGGGAACAGTTGTGGATTAGTGCAGGTGAGACAGGCAGGGTTACAAGATTCAGAGCGCGGCTGAGAGCGAGCACGAGGCATAGTGGGGCTGACCGTGCTGCCGGAGATGAAGGGCCCGCTCGGGACCTGCTTTCTGGGCGCGGCCTTGCTTGTGAGTACCTGGCGCTggccggcggaggaggcggcgacggcaaCCGCTAGCCTCCCAGCATCCGGCAAGCGGATCCGGACAGATCGGTGCTGCGGCAGCAGGATTCGGGTCCCAACGATCCTGGCCAGCCGTGTCTAGCGGAGAGCGGTGGCGATAGAGGGGACAGAGGACAGACAATGATAAAAAATAATTATTTTtaatgcatggtcaacattttttctatacacatttaacatttttcaaatgtttggtTACTTTTTTTCCAATGCTTGGttatcattttttatatatttcttaAACATTTCTCCAATTTTTTGATTTCATCATTTTTTAAATATGTGATCAACattttttttctatacacatttaacatttttcaaattcatgattaatATGTTCTAAAACATTATGTAAAGTATATTTTGTGATAATATATGTTTTGAATATTTGAAAGTGCGAACAAAAGTAAAACATGGaataaaaatacaaaataaaaacgtgaaaaaaaacaaaaacaaaaacaaaacgagGCAGTGTCCTCCCGCACACTGGGCTGGCCCATATGCTCGCGCTTCAGCGAGTTGGAAGCTCAACTCGCTGAACGTGAGACATAGGCGCGCCCCTCACCACCACCTAGCAGTCCCAATTTCGTGCTCGACCAGCAACACCTCGGCGCGGATGAGAGGGCAGGCCATCGGAGCCGGCCACCCATGCCAAAACGCCGGCGCCACAGCCACCGAGGGGGCAGTCCGCCATGCCCAAGGGCCAAGGCTACCACATTTCGATGTAGCAATGTTACATTAATTATATACTCTATGTTTTAAGTTTTGTTGGAAAGAGTAATAAATTGTTGAAATTTCTGAAGAAACAAATTCCAAATGTTGAAATTTCTGATTTGGAGAGTTAAATTTGGTAAAAAAAGAACAAGGAACTAAAATGTTTAACTCcttcaaaaaaattgaaacaaacTCCTTCAATTTGAGACGTTGAAAATTTGAGAAGTTGAAAATTTTCTTTGTTATAAAAACACTCCTTTTCCTAGCCCAGAAAGGGGTACACACCCACCACCACCAGGGACACCACCCAGCCACACCAAGTGAAAGGAGAGGCATTTTCCCTAGGGATTGCAATGAGTAGGATATGGACGGATACAACCTCCTTCTGCCCAAACCAACACCCACAGAAATTTTCTATACCCACCCACTTCATTACCCATGGGGTATCCTGTACCGAATGGGTATCCAGtgggtactgaaggaaatatgccctagaggcaataataaagttattatttatttccttatttcatgataaatgtttattattcatgctagaattgtattaaccggaaacataatacatgtgtaaatacatagacaaacatagtgtcactggtatgcctctacttgactagctcattgatcaaagatggttaagtttcctaaccatagacatgagttatcatttgatcaatgggatcacatcattaggagaatgatgtgattgacttgacccactccgttagcttagcacttgatcgtttttgtttactgctattgctttcttcatgacttatacatgttcttatgactatgagattatgcaactcccgaataccggaggaacactttgtgtgctaccaaacatcacaacgtaactgggtgattataaaggtgctctacaggtgtctccgatggtacttgttgagttggcatagatcaagattaggatttgtcactccgattgtcggagaggtatctctgggcccttgataacccacaagtataggggatcgcaacagttttcgataagtaagagtgtcgaacccaacgaggagctaaaggcagaacaaatattccctcaagttctatcgaccaccgatacaactctacgcacgctt
The sequence above is drawn from the Triticum aestivum cultivar Chinese Spring chromosome 7A, IWGSC CS RefSeq v2.1, whole genome shotgun sequence genome and encodes:
- the LOC123153692 gene encoding uncharacterized protein yields the protein METASKSVTNVVRSMKLPKVDGYCATKTMGNEDCIKSTYSIGGYEWETCIYPAMMPRARDGTPWVAVKLVFLSETCPSIKHLAELLHSGLEADVTFLVSGKSFAAHKVILAARSPVLMAEFFGHMKETSSQCIEIKDIDAVLLTSMDWTGSRRSVKLMAKHAIDYSVFGGPQNFGKWMDVYSAPSCPAEARAPVEHLIDASLSKDDDDVMENVQEDTDDVDHAEVYAGGNKGKDATDVPQPEKGEEDYYAQGQSYQ